In Mytilus edulis chromosome 13, xbMytEdul2.2, whole genome shotgun sequence, a single window of DNA contains:
- the LOC139499961 gene encoding YEATS domain-containing protein 4-like, whose translation MAEYGADSGGRVKGVTIVKPLIYGNIARYFGKKREEDGHTHQWTVYVKPFKNEDMSAYVKKINFKLHDSYPNCNRVITKPPYEVTETGWGEFEVVIKIYFNDPNERPVTLYHLLKLFQSETDIMLGKKSLVVEFYDELVFQDPTVMMQNILQSLRPISMGSYKHETDFEEKKEKTKQNIVSAKNKIQYEIQELNERLKQRKEMIQKLKDELSKVDEHINIEELVEAVT comes from the exons ATGGCAGAGTATGGTGCAGACTCAGGAGGTAGAGTCAAG GGAGTAACAATTGTGAAGCCCCTTATTTATGGGAATATTGCCAGATATTTTGGAAAGAAGAGGGAGGAAGATGGCCACACCCATCAGTGGACAGTatatgttaaaccatttaaaaatgAG GACATGTCAGCTTATgtgaagaaaataaatttcaaactaCATGACAGTTATCCTAATTGTAACAGAG taaTAACTAAGCCTCCATATGAAGTTACAGAGACAGGATGGGGAGAGTTTGAAGTGGTTATCAAGATTTATTTTAACGATCCAAATGAAAGACCT GTGACCTTGTATCATCTTTTGAAGCTCTTCCAAAGTGAAACAGACATCATGTTGGGAAAGAAATCATTAGTTGTAGAATTTTACGATGAACTG GTGTTCCAAGATCCTACTGTCATGATGCAAAACATCCTACAAAGCCTCCGACCTATTTCTATGGGGTCATATAAACATGAAACTGATT ttgaggaaaagaaagaaaagacaaaGCAGAACATTGTATCAGCAAAGAACAAAATCCAATATGAAATCCAAGAATTGAATGAAAGACTTaaacaaagaaaagaaatgaTACAAAAACTGAAAGACGAATTATCAAAAGTAGACGAACATATAAACATAGAAGAACTGGTAGAGGCAGTGACATAA